A stretch of the Limnothrix sp. FACHB-406 genome encodes the following:
- a CDS encoding YdcF family protein, with translation MQPFHRKIGLMTAGLLALGGLWWGGRLMVAASGPPEVLWVLGGSIRREMAAVQWAAAHPQQRVLISGGSKPPCVKALFDRAGVKGDRVWLEQCAQSTFGNCYWSLPILQRWGAKRVILMTSGSHQWRAGAMARLILGSHGIWVDVVTVPETGVPANQENPLKTVLDVGRAGAWAIGSQWNSPQCQQVGRLEQVNMAAWCQRAFRCEYQAGLSKICARSSQGLPQPDRAPSAIPQSPSTR, from the coding sequence ATGCAGCCATTTCATCGAAAAATTGGGCTGATGACCGCTGGTCTGCTGGCCTTGGGGGGCCTGTGGTGGGGCGGACGGTTGATGGTGGCGGCTTCGGGCCCGCCGGAAGTGCTGTGGGTCTTGGGGGGCAGCATTCGGCGCGAAATGGCGGCGGTTCAGTGGGCGGCGGCCCATCCCCAACAGCGGGTGTTGATTTCCGGGGGTTCCAAGCCTCCCTGTGTCAAGGCGTTGTTCGATCGCGCTGGTGTGAAGGGCGATCGCGTTTGGCTGGAGCAATGCGCCCAGTCCACGTTTGGGAACTGCTATTGGAGTCTGCCGATCTTGCAGCGTTGGGGTGCAAAACGGGTGATTTTGATGACTTCCGGTTCCCACCAATGGCGAGCCGGGGCCATGGCTCGGCTCATTCTGGGCAGTCACGGTATTTGGGTCGATGTGGTGACCGTGCCGGAAACGGGTGTGCCTGCTAATCAAGAAAACCCGCTGAAAACCGTTTTGGATGTGGGACGTGCGGGCGCTTGGGCGATCGGCAGCCAGTGGAATAGTCCCCAATGCCAACAGGTGGGGCGTTTAGAGCAGGTGAATATGGCCGCTTGGTGTCAGCGAGCGTTTCGCTGTGAATATCAAGCGGGGCTATCTAAAATTTGTGCGCGATCGAGCCAGGGATTGCCCCAGCCCGATCGCGCACCTTCAGCGATTCCTCAATCACCATCAACCCGCTAG
- a CDS encoding glycosyltransferase has translation MIPCDRRYALVHEWLTPLATGGSELVVREMVTQLDRWLPEPVALHALIDFESSNSESYLYGRAIGHTFLQRFPGAIRGVQRYLPLWPLAIEQLDLRAYDIILSSSHAVAKGALVAAHQLHVCYCHAPMRYAWDLTHDYLAGSRSGRGPIGWLTRYLLHRLRLWDVLAANRVDFFAANSRTTANRIWRCYRRRAEVIYPPVQVDRFPLQTTKDDYYLCVTRLVPYKRVDLIVEAFNQLGLPLMVIGGGPMLESLREQAQSNVQLLGEQPDAVVAQAMAQARAFVYAAFEDFGIAPVEAQACGTPVIAFAQGGTGETVRDCRQDPKTGTGLLFEQQTSEAIAAAVTAFEDYRSRLSAEAIHRHAQSFSPDVFRDRYFGFVNWCWQEFQRDRQTPTEFFR, from the coding sequence ATGATTCCATGCGATCGCCGCTATGCCCTGGTGCATGAATGGTTAACTCCGCTGGCCACGGGGGGGTCTGAGTTGGTGGTGCGGGAAATGGTGACCCAGCTCGATCGCTGGTTGCCGGAACCGGTGGCTTTGCACGCGCTGATCGATTTCGAGTCTAGCAATTCTGAAAGTTACTTGTATGGCCGAGCGATCGGCCATACCTTTTTGCAGCGCTTTCCGGGAGCCATTCGTGGAGTGCAGCGCTATTTGCCCCTTTGGCCCTTGGCGATCGAGCAATTAGACCTGCGAGCCTATGACATCATTCTGTCCTCTTCCCATGCGGTGGCGAAGGGGGCGCTGGTGGCGGCCCATCAGTTGCATGTTTGCTATTGCCATGCGCCCATGCGCTATGCCTGGGACTTGACCCATGATTATTTGGCGGGCAGTCGATCGGGTCGTGGCCCAATCGGCTGGCTCACCCGCTATTTGCTGCATCGGTTGCGGTTGTGGGATGTGCTGGCGGCGAATCGGGTTGATTTTTTTGCGGCCAACTCCCGCACCACGGCCAATCGAATTTGGCGCTGCTATCGACGGCGGGCGGAGGTGATTTACCCGCCGGTACAGGTTGATCGATTCCCCCTGCAAACCACCAAGGATGACTATTACCTCTGCGTTACCAGGCTAGTGCCCTACAAGCGGGTGGACTTGATTGTGGAGGCGTTCAATCAACTGGGATTGCCCCTGATGGTGATTGGGGGCGGGCCGATGCTGGAATCCTTGCGCGAACAGGCTCAGTCCAACGTGCAACTGTTGGGCGAGCAGCCGGACGCAGTGGTGGCCCAAGCCATGGCCCAGGCCCGGGCCTTTGTCTATGCGGCGTTTGAGGATTTTGGGATTGCGCCCGTGGAAGCCCAGGCCTGCGGCACGCCCGTAATTGCCTTTGCCCAGGGGGGAACCGGCGAAACGGTGCGTGACTGTCGCCAGGATCCCAAAACGGGCACGGGGTTGCTGTTTGAGCAACAAACCAGCGAGGCGATCGCGGCGGCGGTGACGGCCTTTGAAGACTATCGATCGCGCCTGAGTGCTGAGGCGATTCACCGCCATGCCCAGTCCTTCAGTCCCGATGTGTTTCGCGATCGTTACTTTGGGTTTGTGAACTGGTGTTGGCAGGAGTTTCAGCGCGATCGACAGACCCCAACTGAGTTTTTCCGTTAA
- the murC gene encoding UDP-N-acetylmuramate--L-alanine ligase, with product MPNLVDFSGRPFHFIGIGGIGMSALAYILVKQKIPVSGSDARSSHITQRLEQLGAQIFWQQSATNFDAFRSGVPFATPPALASDVPLAATALATVPETEAHSTAPQALPQVVCSTAIQAENPEYQAAVELGCPILHRSDLLAALISRSRGIAVAGTHGKTTTSSLIGYMLLQAGIDPTIIVGGEVGAWEGNARLGQGPYLVAEADESDGSLIKLSAELGVITNIELDHPDHYQSLDGVVEIFEQFTHNCQRWVGCLDCPTLRDRLKPDISYSLDPDRVADYTVLNPQYTAQGVTATVLERGEVLGEIQLQLMGQHNLSNALAAVAVGRDLGLDFAQIAEGLAGFQGAQRRFEHRGTEGGIALYDDYAHHPSEIRATLAAARQRLSAQAGQSRVVAIFQPHRYSRTQTFLEEFAQSFQDADLVAIADIYAAGEKQVPGLSGQTLADRVAAYHPEVSYCGSLDNTHQFLSAALQPGDLALFLGAGNLNQIVPSVLKDLAARADRATDDCKTSSAL from the coding sequence ATGCCGAATCTTGTGGATTTTAGCGGAAGGCCTTTCCACTTTATTGGCATCGGTGGCATCGGCATGTCGGCTCTCGCGTATATTCTGGTCAAGCAGAAGATCCCCGTTTCTGGATCGGACGCGCGATCGAGCCATATTACCCAACGCCTGGAACAACTAGGTGCTCAGATTTTTTGGCAACAATCCGCAACGAACTTCGATGCCTTTCGTTCTGGTGTGCCTTTTGCAACTCCTCCCGCGCTGGCCTCGGATGTTCCCCTGGCGGCAACGGCCCTAGCCACGGTTCCCGAGACCGAAGCGCACTCCACCGCACCGCAAGCCCTGCCGCAGGTTGTCTGTTCAACGGCGATTCAGGCAGAAAACCCGGAATATCAAGCGGCTGTGGAGCTGGGTTGTCCAATTTTGCATCGTTCAGACCTGCTGGCGGCGTTGATCAGCCGATCGCGGGGGATCGCCGTTGCCGGAACCCACGGCAAAACCACCACCAGCAGCCTGATTGGTTACATGCTGCTCCAGGCAGGCATTGATCCCACCATCATTGTGGGCGGCGAGGTGGGCGCTTGGGAGGGCAATGCGCGCTTAGGCCAGGGCCCTTACCTGGTGGCGGAGGCGGATGAGTCCGATGGCTCACTGATTAAGCTTTCTGCGGAACTCGGCGTTATCACCAACATTGAACTCGACCACCCCGATCATTACCAGTCGCTTGATGGGGTGGTCGAAATCTTTGAGCAGTTTACCCACAATTGCCAACGCTGGGTGGGGTGTTTGGACTGTCCCACGCTGCGCGATCGCCTCAAACCCGATATTTCCTACAGCCTTGATCCCGATCGCGTGGCCGATTACACCGTGCTGAACCCCCAATATACGGCCCAGGGTGTGACAGCCACAGTGCTAGAACGTGGGGAGGTGCTCGGGGAAATCCAACTGCAACTGATGGGCCAGCACAATCTCAGCAATGCCCTGGCTGCCGTGGCCGTGGGTCGGGACTTGGGGTTGGACTTTGCCCAAATTGCCGAAGGATTGGCGGGCTTTCAGGGGGCCCAGCGTCGCTTCGAGCATCGGGGCACCGAGGGGGGAATCGCCCTGTATGACGACTACGCACACCATCCGAGCGAAATTCGCGCCACCTTGGCCGCGGCTCGCCAACGGTTGAGCGCCCAAGCAGGGCAATCGCGAGTAGTGGCAATTTTTCAGCCCCACCGCTACAGTCGCACCCAAACCTTTCTTGAGGAGTTTGCCCAATCATTTCAGGATGCAGATTTAGTGGCCATTGCGGATATTTATGCCGCTGGTGAGAAACAGGTTCCAGGACTCAGCGGCCAAACCTTGGCCGATCGGGTGGCGGCCTACCATCCCGAAGTGTCCTATTGCGGCTCGCTCGACAACACACACCAATTTCTGTCTGCGGCTCTCCAACCGGGTGACCTGGCCCTCTTTTTGGGTGCGGGGAATCTCAATCAAATCGTGCCTTCGGTGCTGAAGGATTTGGCAGCTCGGGCCGATCGGGCCACAGATGATTGCAAAACCAGTAGCGCTCTCTAA
- the sir gene encoding sulfite reductase, ferredoxin dependent: protein MAKSASSPVAAPTETRLSKVEGLKERSNFLREPVASELLLDTNYFSNDAIQILKFHGSYQQVDRDLQKPGQEKPYQMMLRTRSPGGFIPPQLYLTLDRLASEYGNETLRATTRQGFQLHGILKKNLKATIAAIVNSMGSTLGACGDLNRNVMAPPAPYKNRPEYQLALAYANNIADLLTPQTGAYYEIWLDGEKAISAEEDPAVKAARQSNGSTPMRLDTEEPVYGATYMPRKFKCAVTVPGDNSVDLFSQDLSLVVITNEQGELEGFNVYAGGGLGRTHNKEETFARIADEIGFVAAADVYGLVKAIVAVQRDYGDRFDRRHSRMKYLLHDWGVAKFRDHVEDYLGKKLEPARPLPAWRYEDFLGWHEQGDGHLFLGLSIQNGRVRDQGDFKLRSALRQIVERFQLPMLLTPHQNVLFYDIKPGDRAAIEKILTDCGVWAIEQIDPLERLAMACPAMPTCGLAITESERALPGFVERIRSLMERLGLGDESFVIRMTGCPNGCARPYMAELGFVGSAPNAYQVWLGGSPSQTRLAQTFTERMKDTDLESFLEPILVYFKRSREPGESFGDFCHRVGFDTLRHFMQAYRPIDAKAEKDSQRASNGSAAPRHRIGIRDELYKSVQALAADRGQSATALINEAIAAYLNQQSN, encoded by the coding sequence ATGGCCAAATCTGCTAGCTCGCCGGTTGCTGCACCCACCGAAACTCGTCTCTCGAAAGTTGAAGGACTCAAAGAACGAAGCAACTTTCTCCGGGAACCCGTTGCGTCGGAACTGTTGCTGGACACCAATTATTTTTCCAATGATGCGATTCAAATCCTGAAATTCCACGGCTCCTATCAACAGGTCGATCGAGACCTGCAAAAGCCGGGCCAGGAAAAGCCCTATCAGATGATGTTGCGCACCCGCAGTCCGGGAGGGTTCATCCCGCCGCAACTATACCTGACGCTCGATCGCCTGGCCAGTGAATATGGCAACGAAACCCTGCGCGCCACAACCCGTCAGGGCTTTCAGTTGCACGGGATTCTGAAAAAGAACCTGAAAGCCACGATCGCCGCGATCGTCAACAGCATGGGGTCAACCCTCGGCGCTTGCGGTGACCTGAACCGCAACGTGATGGCCCCACCAGCGCCCTACAAAAACCGCCCCGAGTATCAACTGGCGCTGGCCTATGCCAACAACATTGCGGACTTGCTCACGCCGCAAACGGGGGCCTACTACGAAATTTGGCTGGATGGGGAAAAGGCCATTTCCGCCGAAGAAGACCCGGCCGTGAAGGCGGCCCGCCAAAGCAACGGCTCCACGCCCATGCGCCTGGACACGGAAGAGCCGGTCTATGGCGCAACCTACATGCCCCGCAAGTTCAAATGCGCGGTGACGGTTCCGGGAGACAACTCCGTGGATCTGTTTTCCCAGGACTTGAGCTTGGTGGTGATCACCAATGAGCAAGGGGAGTTGGAAGGGTTCAATGTCTATGCCGGTGGCGGTTTGGGCCGTACCCACAACAAGGAAGAAACCTTCGCCCGCATTGCCGACGAAATTGGCTTTGTGGCGGCGGCAGATGTCTATGGCCTGGTGAAGGCGATCGTGGCGGTGCAACGGGACTATGGCGATCGCTTCGATCGTCGTCACTCCCGGATGAAGTACCTGCTGCATGATTGGGGGGTGGCCAAGTTCCGCGACCATGTGGAAGATTACTTGGGCAAAAAGCTGGAACCGGCGCGCCCCCTGCCCGCCTGGCGCTATGAGGACTTCTTGGGCTGGCACGAACAGGGCGATGGCCATTTGTTCTTGGGCCTGTCGATCCAAAATGGGCGGGTGCGTGACCAGGGTGATTTCAAGCTGCGATCAGCTCTGCGGCAAATTGTGGAACGGTTCCAGTTGCCGATGCTGCTGACTCCCCATCAAAATGTGCTGTTCTATGACATTAAGCCGGGCGATCGAGCCGCCATTGAAAAAATCCTGACCGACTGCGGGGTTTGGGCGATCGAGCAAATTGATCCCCTAGAGCGGCTGGCGATGGCTTGCCCGGCCATGCCCACTTGCGGCTTGGCGATCACCGAATCGGAGCGGGCCCTGCCGGGCTTTGTGGAGCGCATTCGATCACTGATGGAGCGCTTGGGCTTGGGTGATGAATCCTTCGTGATTCGGATGACCGGTTGCCCCAACGGTTGTGCTCGGCCCTACATGGCTGAGTTGGGTTTTGTGGGCAGCGCGCCCAATGCCTACCAAGTCTGGCTCGGGGGTTCTCCTAGCCAAACCCGCTTGGCCCAAACGTTTACGGAACGGATGAAGGATACGGATCTGGAATCGTTCCTGGAACCGATTTTGGTTTACTTCAAGCGATCGCGCGAACCGGGCGAAAGCTTTGGCGATTTCTGCCATCGGGTCGGGTTTGATACGCTGCGGCACTTTATGCAGGCCTATCGCCCGATCGATGCCAAGGCGGAGAAGGACAGCCAGCGAGCCAGCAACGGCAGCGCCGCTCCCCGCCATCGCATTGGCATTCGCGATGAGCTGTACAAGTCGGTGCAGGCCCTGGCTGCCGATCGGGGACAGTCGGCCACCGCGCTGATCAATGAGGCGATCGCCGCTTACCTGAATCAGCAGTCCAACTAG
- a CDS encoding type I glyceraldehyde-3-phosphate dehydrogenase, which yields MIRVAINGFGRIGRNFLRCWLTRQDSQLELVGINDTSDPKTNAHLLKYDTMLGKLNADIQADENSITVNGKTIKCVSDRDPLKLPWAEWGIDLIIESTGVFVSEEGASKHIQAGAKKVLITAPGKGDGVGTFVMGVNDSDYDHDKFNIVSNASCTTNCLAPVVKVLHENFGIIKGTMTTTHSYTGDQRLLDASHRDVRRARAAAMNIVPTSTGAAKAVALVLPEMKGKLNGIAMRVPTPNVSVVDFVAQVEKSTIAEQVNEVLKAAAENGLKGILEYSDLPLVSSDYKGTDASSIVDASLTLVLGGDMVKVIAWYDNEWGYSQRVVDLAELVARKWK from the coding sequence GTGATTAGAGTCGCCATTAACGGTTTTGGCCGAATCGGTCGTAACTTCTTAAGATGCTGGTTGACCCGCCAAGATAGCCAGCTCGAACTGGTGGGCATTAACGATACGTCCGACCCCAAGACGAATGCTCATCTGCTCAAGTACGACACGATGCTCGGCAAGCTAAATGCCGACATTCAGGCTGACGAAAATTCCATTACCGTCAACGGCAAAACGATCAAATGCGTGTCTGATCGGGATCCGCTCAAGTTGCCCTGGGCCGAGTGGGGCATTGACCTGATCATTGAATCGACAGGCGTATTTGTTAGCGAAGAAGGCGCTTCTAAGCACATCCAAGCCGGTGCTAAGAAAGTCCTGATCACCGCTCCGGGCAAGGGTGACGGTGTTGGCACGTTCGTGATGGGCGTGAACGACAGCGACTACGACCACGACAAATTCAACATCGTTAGTAACGCGAGCTGCACCACCAACTGCTTGGCTCCCGTGGTGAAGGTGTTGCATGAGAACTTTGGCATCATCAAAGGCACCATGACCACCACCCACAGCTACACTGGCGACCAACGGTTGCTGGATGCCAGCCACCGGGATGTGCGTCGGGCCCGTGCTGCGGCCATGAACATTGTGCCCACCTCCACGGGTGCTGCCAAGGCTGTGGCCCTGGTGTTGCCGGAAATGAAGGGCAAACTGAACGGGATCGCCATGCGCGTGCCGACCCCGAACGTTTCGGTGGTGGACTTTGTGGCCCAAGTGGAAAAGAGCACGATCGCCGAGCAGGTGAACGAAGTGCTGAAGGCCGCTGCTGAAAACGGCCTGAAGGGCATTTTGGAATACAGCGATCTGCCGTTGGTTTCCTCGGACTACAAGGGAACCGATGCTTCCTCGATCGTGGATGCTAGCCTGACCTTGGTGCTGGGCGGCGACATGGTGAAGGTCATCGCTTGGTATGACAACGAGTGGGGCTACAGCCAGCGCGTTGTGGACTTGGCGGAACTGGTTGCCCGCAAGTGGAAGTAG
- a CDS encoding heme oxygenase (biliverdin-producing), protein MSHDLSHSTQPLAPGHQLAARLREGTQQSHTSAENTAYMKCFLKGIVVREAFQKLLANLYWVYDALETELDRLKNHPIVGQIYFPELLRRDQLARDLAFYYGEDWPTQITPSPVTLNYLMRIHWAASEQPERLIAHAYVRYLGDLSGGQGLRTIARSALNLPADQGTRLHEFDSLPTPEAKRDFKMRYRDLLNTLPLNESQVVGIVEEANLAFSLNRQLVESLEPMIQAAVNPAIFEEVVLQSRKGSTELVSVS, encoded by the coding sequence ATGAGCCACGACCTGAGCCACAGTACCCAACCCCTCGCCCCCGGACACCAGCTCGCCGCACGCCTGCGGGAGGGAACCCAGCAATCCCACACCAGCGCCGAGAACACGGCCTACATGAAGTGCTTTCTGAAGGGCATTGTGGTGCGCGAGGCTTTCCAGAAACTTTTGGCGAATTTGTATTGGGTTTATGATGCCCTGGAAACGGAACTCGATCGCCTGAAAAATCACCCGATCGTTGGACAAATCTACTTTCCAGAGTTGCTACGGCGGGATCAACTCGCCCGCGATCTTGCCTTTTATTACGGGGAAGATTGGCCAACCCAAATTACCCCTAGCCCAGTCACGCTCAACTATTTGATGCGAATTCATTGGGCGGCTTCAGAGCAGCCAGAACGGTTAATCGCCCATGCCTATGTGCGCTATTTGGGTGATTTGTCCGGCGGTCAAGGTCTGCGAACGATCGCCCGATCAGCTTTGAATTTGCCAGCCGATCAGGGAACCCGTTTGCATGAATTTGACTCATTGCCAACGCCCGAAGCCAAACGAGATTTCAAGATGCGCTATCGGGATCTCTTGAACACACTGCCCTTGAATGAATCACAAGTGGTGGGCATCGTTGAAGAGGCGAACCTCGCCTTTAGTTTGAATCGCCAGTTGGTAGAAAGTTTGGAACCGATGATTCAAGCGGCCGTGAATCCCGCGATTTTTGAAGAAGTGGTTTTGCAATCTCGCAAGGGCAGCACCGAATTGGTGAGTGTGAGTTAG
- the hemN gene encoding oxygen-independent coproporphyrinogen III oxidase encodes MQVLDQALNLAFDADLIQKYNCSLPRYTSYPPATELSTQFPEQDWIQSIQRGNDRKTPLSLYCHIPFCESACYFCGCNTVITQHKAVTETYLDYLQRHIEQVSRYLSDDRLVNQMHWGGGTPNYLSIEQVQHLWKILHQHFQFTDDAELSIEVNPRPLTESYVSALRSLGFNRISFGIQDFNPVVQEAINRIQPEEMLFQAMDWMRAAEFESINVDLIYGLPFQDLNTFRETLHKTLALNPDRIAVFNFAYVPWMKPIQRRIPYDALPSAEEKLDILQMTIATLTEAGYTFIGMDHFAKPDDELAIAQHQGQLHRNFQGYTTQPDSDLIGFGMTSIGMLNDVYTQNQKRLRDYYRAIDYQTLPIERGVTLDADDILRRSIIMELMCQFQVDRDALAQKYGLSFKHSLEAHFPQEYLDLRNLEADGLLTLMPNRITITPIGRLLVRNIASVFDRYLRAQTYNGFSKAV; translated from the coding sequence ATGCAAGTTTTAGATCAAGCTTTAAATTTGGCCTTTGATGCAGATTTGATTCAAAAATATAATTGCTCTTTACCTCGCTATACCAGCTATCCGCCAGCCACAGAACTTTCGACTCAGTTTCCAGAACAGGACTGGATCCAATCCATTCAGCGTGGCAACGATCGCAAAACGCCCCTTTCCTTATATTGCCACATCCCCTTTTGCGAGTCGGCTTGCTATTTTTGTGGTTGCAACACGGTCATTACTCAACACAAGGCCGTCACAGAAACCTATTTGGATTATCTGCAACGTCACATTGAACAGGTTTCAAGGTATTTATCAGATGACCGATTGGTCAATCAGATGCATTGGGGAGGCGGCACTCCGAATTATTTATCGATCGAGCAGGTGCAGCATCTTTGGAAAATTCTGCACCAACATTTTCAATTCACTGACGATGCAGAACTGTCGATCGAGGTGAATCCGCGACCGCTCACGGAAAGCTATGTTTCGGCCTTGCGATCGCTCGGCTTCAATCGCATTAGCTTTGGCATTCAAGACTTCAATCCTGTTGTTCAAGAAGCCATTAATCGCATCCAGCCAGAAGAAATGCTCTTCCAAGCGATGGATTGGATGCGGGCGGCTGAGTTTGAAAGCATCAATGTCGATTTGATCTATGGGTTGCCTTTCCAGGATCTCAACACCTTCCGAGAAACGCTGCATAAAACCCTAGCCCTGAATCCCGATCGAATTGCAGTGTTTAACTTTGCCTATGTGCCTTGGATGAAACCAATTCAGCGGCGGATTCCCTACGATGCATTGCCATCGGCGGAAGAAAAACTAGACATTTTGCAGATGACGATCGCCACCCTCACGGAAGCGGGCTACACCTTCATTGGCATGGATCACTTTGCAAAACCCGATGATGAATTGGCGATCGCCCAGCACCAGGGACAGCTTCACCGCAACTTCCAAGGCTATACAACACAGCCCGATTCTGATCTGATTGGGTTTGGCATGACTTCGATTGGGATGCTGAATGATGTTTATACCCAAAATCAAAAGCGTCTGCGGGATTATTACCGAGCTATTGACTATCAAACGCTCCCGATCGAGCGTGGGGTGACCTTAGATGCTGATGATATTTTGCGGCGTTCAATCATCATGGAACTGATGTGTCAATTCCAGGTCGATCGGGATGCACTGGCCCAAAAATATGGGCTGTCCTTTAAGCACAGTTTGGAAGCCCATTTTCCGCAGGAATATTTGGATTTACGGAATCTGGAAGCCGATGGCCTGTTAACCCTGATGCCCAACCGGATCACTATCACCCCGATCGGTCGCCTGTTGGTGCGCAATATTGCTTCTGTGTTCGATCGCTATCTGCGTGCCCAGACCTATAACGGTTTCTCAAAGGCAGTTTAG
- a CDS encoding class I SAM-dependent methyltransferase, whose amino-acid sequence MLPNSAETSAPEGPIEPTVVTDPDRLDRALLQGAHAWEASRGELALLCVPGMIDLHVRRLEMLAAVLGYPFSPEEMARVRATVTQNVEEGFAASPYSQLLVRYSPAPPPHRGLVWDIRPVAISYSDRAKLFLQYRPPKDSDRYPDAKVLDLAAALRAQAPAATIPVLDVGAGTGRNAIALAQQGHLVDAIEFTPEMLDTIRQLAKDAGVAIDLIEQDIRDPAFTPKPDRYGLIVLTGVVQYFSDPAQLAHLLAKLTPALRPGGKIVMDCFVTTDGYDPTPLARQLSYVTDSFLLQPTELTRAIASLPLRVVSDEPALAYEREHLPPEALAAREWLDPWATGDRLFPLGDQQRPPVSLRWLVYERVTP is encoded by the coding sequence TTGCTCCCGAATTCGGCAGAAACCAGCGCTCCTGAAGGGCCGATCGAGCCGACTGTGGTTACGGATCCCGATCGGCTCGATCGCGCCCTGCTGCAAGGGGCCCACGCCTGGGAAGCCTCCCGTGGGGAGCTGGCCCTGCTTTGTGTGCCGGGGATGATCGATTTGCATGTGCGGCGGCTGGAGATGTTGGCCGCCGTGCTGGGCTATCCCTTTTCGCCGGAGGAAATGGCGCGGGTGCGAGCCACGGTGACCCAAAACGTAGAGGAGGGGTTTGCGGCTTCTCCCTATTCGCAATTGCTGGTGCGCTATTCGCCAGCTCCGCCTCCCCATCGGGGTCTGGTTTGGGACATTCGACCGGTGGCCATCTCCTACAGCGATCGCGCCAAATTGTTTTTGCAATACCGCCCGCCTAAGGATAGTGATCGCTATCCCGATGCCAAGGTGTTGGATTTGGCGGCGGCCCTCAGGGCCCAAGCCCCCGCCGCCACAATTCCGGTGTTGGATGTGGGAGCCGGGACGGGGCGCAACGCGATCGCCCTGGCCCAACAAGGCCACCTGGTGGATGCGATCGAGTTCACCCCCGAAATGCTCGACACCATTCGCCAACTGGCTAAGGATGCGGGTGTGGCGATCGACCTGATTGAGCAAGATATTCGTGATCCTGCCTTTACCCCCAAGCCCGATCGCTACGGTCTGATTGTTCTGACCGGTGTGGTGCAATATTTCAGCGATCCGGCCCAACTGGCGCATCTGTTGGCCAAGCTGACTCCGGCGTTGCGGCCCGGCGGGAAAATTGTGATGGACTGCTTTGTCACCACCGATGGCTATGACCCCACGCCGCTGGCGCGGCAACTATCCTACGTGACTGATAGTTTTCTGTTGCAGCCAACGGAGCTAACCCGGGCGATCGCCTCGTTGCCCCTACGGGTGGTGTCCGATGAGCCGGCCTTGGCCTATGAGCGGGAACACTTGCCCCCGGAAGCCTTGGCGGCCCGAGAGTGGTTGGATCCCTGGGCCACGGGCGATCGACTCTTCCCCTTGGGGGATCAACAACGGCCCCCAGTTTCTCTGCGATGGCTGGTGTATGAACGGGTCACGCCCTAG
- the murB gene encoding UDP-N-acetylmuramate dehydrogenase, translated as MVTQLHSPATKTGSLIQSNVSLARFTSFRVGGPAEWYAAPKTLDDLYECFEWADRNSVPVTLLGAGSNLLISDRGISGLTIGTRYLRRIQIDRENARITAGAGVSMAALAWKAAYLGWGGLEWSVGIPGSIGGSIVMNAGAHGSEIRDVLLQATVLAPQTGQIQHRSAADLGYSYRTSSLQGDSQLVTEATFQLQPGHDSLALQAQTREHLERRHATQPYHLPSCGSVFRNPEPRKAGWLIEQSGLKGHRIGGAEVAQMHANFILNRDNATAADIFNLIDCVRNEVYSRWDVLLEPEVRMLGPFCAV; from the coding sequence ATGGTGACTCAACTGCACTCACCCGCCACAAAGACGGGTAGCCTGATTCAGTCCAATGTCTCCCTAGCGCGGTTTACCTCTTTTCGGGTTGGGGGGCCAGCCGAATGGTATGCCGCTCCCAAAACCCTTGATGATTTATACGAGTGCTTTGAGTGGGCCGATCGCAATAGTGTTCCCGTGACCCTTTTGGGGGCGGGATCCAACCTTTTGATCAGCGATCGGGGCATTTCGGGTTTAACCATTGGCACACGCTATCTACGGCGGATCCAGATCGATCGAGAAAACGCCAGGATCACAGCCGGCGCTGGCGTATCCATGGCCGCCTTGGCCTGGAAAGCGGCCTATCTGGGCTGGGGCGGTCTGGAATGGTCGGTGGGCATTCCTGGTAGCATCGGCGGCAGCATTGTCATGAACGCTGGGGCCCATGGCAGCGAAATTCGTGACGTGTTGTTGCAAGCCACCGTTTTGGCTCCCCAAACGGGTCAAATCCAACACCGATCGGCAGCGGATTTGGGCTACAGCTATCGCACTTCCAGCCTGCAAGGAGACAGCCAACTGGTCACGGAAGCCACCTTCCAACTCCAGCCCGGCCACGACTCCCTAGCCCTGCAAGCCCAAACTCGCGAGCACCTGGAGCGCCGCCACGCTACCCAGCCCTACCATCTGCCCAGTTGCGGCAGCGTGTTCCGCAATCCGGAACCCCGCAAGGCCGGCTGGCTGATTGAGCAGTCGGGCTTGAAGGGGCATCGCATTGGGGGCGCGGAAGTGGCCCAAATGCACGCGAACTTCATCTTGAACCGCGATAACGCCACAGCTGCGGACATTTTTAATCTGATTGATTGTGTCCGAAATGAGGTGTACAGCCGTTGGGATGTGCTTCTGGAGCCGGAGGTGCGGATGTTGGGGCCATTTTGCGCCGTTTAA